Proteins encoded together in one Formosa sp. Hel3_A1_48 window:
- a CDS encoding PepSY domain-containing protein: protein MVNRHTALKIRKTHRYLGLFLGIQFLFWTISGLYFSWTNIDEIHGDQFKNLEYQPKAFNSLISPSEMDVSNGIKTIELRDIDNAPYYWINKEQLYNALDGMPKNSITQDEALYIAKNHMKSGLEVESVEQITETGKHHEYREKLLPAYVISYKTDEALKAYVSVSDGKFQTVRHRSWRWFDFLWMTHTMDYEGRDNFNTIVLRAFSLLGLITVLSGFLLWYTSSPSIKKLLKRKK, encoded by the coding sequence ATGGTAAATAGACATACGGCGTTAAAAATTAGAAAAACCCACAGGTATTTGGGTCTCTTTTTAGGGATTCAATTCCTGTTTTGGACTATTAGTGGTTTATACTTTAGTTGGACGAACATCGATGAAATACACGGAGACCAATTTAAAAACTTGGAGTATCAACCCAAAGCATTTAATAGTTTAATAAGTCCTTCAGAAATGGATGTTTCAAATGGAATAAAGACTATTGAATTAAGAGATATTGATAATGCACCGTACTATTGGATAAATAAAGAGCAATTGTATAATGCTTTAGATGGAATGCCAAAAAATAGTATTACGCAGGATGAGGCACTCTATATTGCCAAAAACCATATGAAAAGTGGTTTAGAGGTAGAATCTGTTGAGCAAATTACTGAAACTGGAAAACACCACGAGTATCGAGAAAAACTACTACCTGCTTATGTTATCTCATATAAAACAGATGAAGCACTAAAAGCATACGTTTCTGTAAGCGACGGAAAATTTCAAACCGTAAGACATCGTTCTTGGCGTTGGTTTGATTTTCTTTGGATGACACATACTATGGACTATGAAGGCAGAGACAATTTTAATACCATTGTTTTGAGAGCATTTTCACTTTTAGGATTGATAACCGTTTTAAGTGGGTTTTTGTTGTGGTACACCTCGTCACCTTCAATTAAGAAATTATTAAAACGAAAAAAATAA
- a CDS encoding YgaP family membrane protein, with amino-acid sequence MEKNVSKVRAHDAIVGVLYLISAGLTLYTSNLNFVWIAVAVGGLQLISPMTKFCPVYFILNKLMPNTDPIQNGK; translated from the coding sequence ATGGAAAAAAATGTTTCTAAAGTAAGAGCACATGATGCAATTGTAGGAGTCTTGTATTTAATAAGTGCAGGCTTAACGCTATACACATCCAACTTGAACTTTGTGTGGATCGCGGTAGCAGTTGGCGGACTTCAACTTATAAGTCCAATGACAAAATTCTGCCCGGTTTATTTCATCCTTAATAAACTAATGCCAAATACTGACCCTATTCAGAATGGTAAGTAA
- a CDS encoding efflux RND transporter periplasmic adaptor subunit, whose translation MKKYIVYLGILAVGLLLGWILFGGSSKEDTDHNHDAVTETNQMWTCSMHPQIMQPAAGDCPICGMDLIPAESGSDGLLAGQFKLTENAMALANIQTTVVSKGNAEGNTIKLSGKIAENEEANAVQVSYFSGRIEHLNVSFTGEEVHKGQLLATIYSPELYAAQQELITAASLKESQPALYKAVRNKLKLWKLSENQINQIEETQKVKENFPVYATVSGTVTEKLVEQGDFIKQGQPLLKIANLNTVWANFDVYENQIELFKKGQEVSVSTNANANKVFKGKVDFIDPILNSKTRTITLRVVLNNKDYVFKPGMFVSANIDSVKNENKEILSIPASAVLWTGERSVVYLKTNPDQTVFEMQEVVLGNQIGNEYEVLEGLLVGNEIVTNGTFTVDAAAQLQGKKSMMNKDGGKVMTGHEGHLGMDNNSPNKESDHTNMNERLKVSMKFQEQLKAVFNEYINLKDALVKEDSKSTSANATTLLNKLNKVDMKLLSDNKAHNHWMSLEGEIKSSATSISETSDIKSQRDHFKHLSSHLINAVQLFGVDEKVYVEFCPMADNNNGAYWLSKEEKVINPYFGSAMLTCGEVKQVIE comes from the coding sequence ATGAAAAAATATATAGTTTATCTCGGAATATTAGCTGTAGGTCTACTTTTAGGGTGGATACTGTTTGGTGGCTCATCAAAAGAAGATACAGACCATAATCACGATGCAGTTACAGAAACCAATCAAATGTGGACCTGTTCAATGCATCCACAGATTATGCAACCAGCAGCAGGAGATTGCCCCATTTGTGGTATGGATTTAATTCCTGCAGAAAGCGGAAGTGATGGTTTATTAGCAGGCCAATTTAAGCTTACAGAAAACGCTATGGCTTTGGCTAATATTCAAACAACTGTTGTCAGTAAAGGCAATGCAGAAGGCAATACCATTAAACTATCTGGTAAGATTGCCGAAAATGAAGAAGCCAATGCGGTACAGGTAAGTTACTTTTCAGGTAGAATTGAACATTTGAATGTGAGTTTTACAGGCGAAGAAGTTCATAAAGGTCAGTTATTAGCAACCATTTATTCGCCAGAACTCTATGCAGCGCAACAAGAATTGATTACAGCAGCATCTTTAAAAGAATCACAACCAGCTTTATACAAAGCGGTTCGTAATAAATTGAAGTTATGGAAGCTCTCTGAAAATCAAATCAATCAGATTGAAGAAACCCAAAAAGTGAAAGAAAACTTTCCTGTGTATGCAACCGTTTCAGGAACAGTTACCGAAAAATTAGTAGAGCAAGGCGATTTCATAAAACAAGGTCAACCGTTATTGAAGATTGCCAATCTCAACACGGTTTGGGCAAATTTTGATGTCTATGAAAACCAGATAGAGTTATTTAAAAAAGGTCAAGAAGTTTCTGTATCTACCAATGCAAATGCAAATAAGGTATTTAAAGGAAAAGTCGATTTCATAGACCCAATTTTGAACAGTAAAACAAGAACAATAACCTTACGTGTAGTTCTAAATAATAAAGATTATGTATTTAAACCAGGAATGTTTGTGTCTGCAAATATTGATAGTGTTAAGAATGAAAATAAAGAAATCTTATCGATTCCTGCATCTGCTGTGTTATGGACTGGAGAACGCTCTGTGGTTTACTTAAAAACAAATCCAGACCAAACCGTTTTTGAAATGCAAGAAGTAGTTTTAGGTAATCAAATAGGTAATGAATATGAGGTTTTAGAAGGTTTATTAGTTGGAAATGAAATAGTGACTAACGGAACATTTACGGTTGATGCAGCAGCACAATTACAAGGCAAAAAGTCTATGATGAATAAAGATGGTGGCAAAGTAATGACTGGACACGAAGGTCATTTAGGTATGGATAACAATTCACCCAACAAAGAAAGTGACCACACTAATATGAATGAGCGTTTGAAAGTATCAATGAAATTTCAAGAGCAGTTAAAAGCTGTTTTCAATGAGTATATCAATTTAAAAGATGCTTTAGTAAAAGAAGATTCAAAAAGTACTTCAGCAAACGCAACAACTTTATTAAATAAATTGAATAAAGTAGATATGAAATTGTTGTCAGATAATAAGGCGCATAACCATTGGATGTCATTAGAAGGCGAAATAAAATCTTCTGCAACTTCAATTTCTGAAACGTCCGATATAAAATCACAAAGAGACCATTTTAAACATTTATCATCACATCTAATCAATGCTGTACAACTATTTGGTGTCGATGAAAAGGTCTATGTAGAATTTTGCCCAATGGCAGATAACAACAATGGTGCATATTGGTTGAGCAAAGAAGAAAAAGTAATCAATCCATATTTTGGCAGCGCAATGCTAACCTGTGGAGAAGTAAAACAAGTAATAGAATAA
- a CDS encoding heme-binding domain-containing protein, with protein MKIVKIIALILLVGFVGIQFVPTDLNQSDTVPKTDFLLVNNTQENISALLQESCYDCHSNNTEYPWYNKVQPVAWFLEDHINEGKEELNFNEWDAYSNRRKNSKLKSIISQVKDDEMPLASYTLIHKDAKLSNSEKTLIIDYMKNLKETLK; from the coding sequence ATGAAAATTGTAAAAATCATAGCACTGATTTTATTGGTTGGATTTGTGGGCATACAGTTTGTGCCCACAGACCTCAATCAAAGTGATACTGTGCCAAAAACTGACTTCTTGTTGGTAAACAACACCCAAGAAAACATAAGCGCATTATTACAAGAGTCCTGCTATGATTGTCATAGTAATAACACAGAATACCCTTGGTACAATAAGGTACAACCTGTTGCTTGGTTTTTAGAAGACCACATTAATGAAGGAAAGGAAGAATTGAATTTCAATGAATGGGATGCGTATTCCAACCGAAGAAAAAACAGCAAACTAAAGTCAATAATTAGTCAGGTTAAAGATGATGAGATGCCACTAGCATCTTACACCTTGATTCACAAGGATGCTAAGTTGTCCAATTCTGAAAAGACCTTGATTATTGATTATATGAAGAACCTAAAAGAAACATTAAAATAA
- a CDS encoding DUF3347 domain-containing protein: MKKVRLTTIMVMAFISLSAMSCKDAKTENSTNSEMITEEDHSKMNHDNSDGHHDVDKKEMAMNGDGNSQTILNDYFNLKDALVADDNAKAKELGATLATSLGKLDISKYTDAQQSELKDIMEDAIEHAEHISESDIKHQREHFKVLSKDVTDMVAITGTQVKLYEQFCPMYDGGTAWLSTKEEIRNPYYGSQMLKCGKVQREIN, from the coding sequence ATGAAAAAAGTAAGATTAACAACAATTATGGTAATGGCATTTATAAGCTTATCAGCAATGTCTTGTAAAGATGCGAAAACAGAAAACAGTACCAATTCTGAAATGATTACTGAGGAAGACCATTCAAAAATGAACCACGATAATTCCGATGGTCACCACGATGTGGATAAAAAGGAAATGGCAATGAACGGAGATGGAAATTCCCAAACAATATTAAATGACTATTTCAACTTAAAGGATGCCTTAGTGGCAGATGATAATGCCAAAGCTAAAGAATTGGGTGCAACCCTCGCAACATCATTAGGAAAGCTTGACATTTCAAAATATACGGATGCTCAGCAATCAGAATTAAAGGACATTATGGAAGATGCTATCGAGCACGCAGAACATATCAGTGAAAGTGATATTAAACACCAACGCGAACATTTTAAAGTTTTGAGCAAAGATGTTACTGATATGGTAGCTATTACGGGAACACAAGTGAAACTATACGAGCAATTTTGTCCAATGTATGATGGCGGTACAGCTTGGTTGAGTACAAAGGAAGAAATACGCAATCCATATTATGGAAGCCAGATGTTGAAATGTGGTAAAGTACAGCGAGAAATTAACTAA